One Corynebacterium appendicis CIP 107643 DNA window includes the following coding sequences:
- a CDS encoding copper-translocating P-type ATPase, which yields MSTPHHSDDHPTPETDHTHHPDHASHEHHADADTHGQAMPHDHPHSAMDEDHHVHGHGEHAGHSTAMFRDRFWWSLILSIPVVIFSPMVAQLLGYHLPAFPGSTWIPPVLGTIIFVYGGTPFLKGGWNELKSRQPGMMLLIAMAITVAFVASWVTTLGLGDLDLDFWWELALLVTIMLLGHWLEMRALGAASSALDALAALLPDEAEKVIDGTTRTVSISELAVDDVVLVRAGARVPADGTILDGAAEFDEAMITGESRPVFRDTGDKVVAGTVATDNTVRIRVEATGGDTALAGIQRLVADAQESSSRAQALADRAAALLFWFALISALITAVVWTIIGSPDDAVARTVTVLVIACPHALGLAIPLVIAISTERAAKSGVLIKDRMALERMRTIDVILFDKTGTLTEGAHAVTGVAAAGGVTEGELLALAAAAEADSEHPVARAIVAAAAAHPEASRRQIRATGFSAASGRGVRATVDGAEILVGGPNMLRELNLTTPAELTDTTSAWTGRGAGVLHIVRDGQIIGAVAVEDKIRPESHAAVKALQDRGVKVAMITGDAQQVAQAVGQDLGIDEVFAEVLPQDKDTKVTQLQERGLSVAMVGDGVNDAPALTRAEVGIAIGAGTDVAMESAGVVLASDDPRAVLSMIELSQASYRKMIQNLIWASGYNILAVPLAAGVLAPIGFVLSPAVGAILMSASTIVVALNAQLLRRIDLDPAHLAPTDGKEEKAAVSSAAPVR from the coding sequence ATGAGCACTCCCCACCATTCCGATGATCACCCCACTCCGGAAACAGACCACACCCACCACCCGGATCATGCCAGCCACGAACACCACGCAGATGCCGACACCCACGGCCAGGCGATGCCCCACGATCACCCGCACTCCGCCATGGACGAAGACCACCACGTTCATGGTCACGGCGAACACGCCGGACACAGCACCGCAATGTTTCGGGACCGCTTCTGGTGGTCGCTGATTCTGTCCATTCCCGTCGTTATTTTCAGCCCCATGGTCGCCCAGCTGCTCGGCTACCACCTCCCGGCATTCCCCGGATCCACCTGGATCCCCCCGGTGCTGGGCACGATCATCTTCGTCTACGGCGGAACGCCTTTCCTCAAGGGCGGATGGAACGAACTGAAATCCCGCCAACCCGGAATGATGCTCCTGATCGCCATGGCCATCACCGTGGCGTTTGTCGCCTCCTGGGTCACCACTCTGGGGCTGGGCGATCTTGACCTGGACTTCTGGTGGGAGCTGGCCCTGCTGGTGACCATCATGCTGCTGGGCCACTGGCTGGAGATGCGTGCTCTCGGGGCCGCGTCCTCCGCGCTTGACGCGCTGGCTGCCCTGCTGCCGGATGAGGCCGAGAAAGTCATCGACGGGACCACCCGCACCGTGTCCATCTCCGAGCTGGCCGTCGACGACGTCGTGCTGGTGAGGGCCGGTGCCCGGGTGCCGGCCGACGGAACCATCCTCGACGGAGCCGCCGAATTCGATGAGGCGATGATCACCGGCGAATCCCGACCCGTCTTCCGCGACACCGGTGACAAGGTGGTCGCCGGTACTGTGGCCACCGACAACACCGTCCGCATCCGGGTGGAGGCTACCGGCGGGGACACCGCCCTGGCCGGGATCCAACGCTTGGTTGCCGACGCCCAGGAGTCCTCCTCACGGGCCCAGGCCCTGGCGGATCGGGCGGCGGCGTTGTTGTTCTGGTTCGCGCTGATCTCCGCTCTGATCACCGCGGTGGTGTGGACCATCATCGGCAGCCCGGACGATGCCGTGGCGCGCACGGTCACGGTACTGGTCATCGCCTGCCCGCATGCCCTGGGCCTGGCGATTCCGCTGGTCATTGCGATCTCCACCGAGCGGGCCGCGAAATCCGGGGTGCTCATCAAGGACCGGATGGCGCTCGAGCGGATGCGCACCATCGACGTGATACTCTTCGACAAAACCGGCACCCTGACCGAGGGAGCGCACGCGGTCACCGGTGTCGCGGCAGCTGGCGGCGTCACCGAGGGCGAGCTGCTGGCCCTGGCCGCCGCCGCCGAGGCCGACAGCGAGCACCCCGTGGCCCGCGCCATCGTGGCGGCCGCGGCCGCCCATCCCGAGGCCTCCCGTCGGCAAATCCGTGCAACTGGTTTCAGCGCCGCCTCCGGCCGGGGGGTCCGGGCCACTGTCGATGGCGCTGAGATCCTCGTGGGCGGGCCGAACATGCTGCGCGAGCTCAACCTCACCACCCCGGCCGAGCTCACCGACACCACCAGCGCCTGGACCGGGCGTGGGGCCGGTGTGCTCCATATTGTCCGCGACGGTCAGATCATCGGTGCGGTGGCCGTCGAGGACAAGATCCGCCCCGAATCCCACGCCGCCGTGAAAGCCCTGCAGGACCGCGGGGTGAAGGTCGCGATGATCACCGGTGACGCGCAGCAGGTGGCCCAGGCGGTTGGCCAGGACCTGGGGATCGATGAGGTCTTCGCCGAGGTCCTGCCCCAGGACAAGGACACCAAGGTCACCCAGTTACAGGAGCGTGGCCTGAGCGTGGCCATGGTCGGCGATGGTGTCAACGACGCCCCCGCTCTGACCCGCGCGGAGGTCGGTATCGCCATCGGGGCCGGCACGGATGTGGCCATGGAATCCGCCGGAGTGGTCCTGGCCAGTGATGACCCGCGGGCAGTGCTGTCGATGATTGAGCTCTCGCAGGCCAGCTACCGCAAGATGATCCAGAACCTCATCTGGGCCTCTGGCTACAACATCCTCGCCGTGCCGCTGGCCGCCGGCGTGCTCGCCCCGATCGGGTTCGTGCTGTCCCCGGCCGTGGGCGCGATCTTGATGTCTGCCTCGACCATCGTGGTGGCCCTGAACGCCCAGCTGTTGCGCCGCATTGATTTGGATCCGGCCCACCTGGCTCCGACCGACGGGAAGGAGGAGAAGGCTGCTGTGAGCTCTGCAGCCCCCGTCCGCTGA
- a CDS encoding type II glyceraldehyde-3-phosphate dehydrogenase gives MPNKIKVAVNGYGVIGKRVADAVRAQEDMELLGVSDVTTDYRVTTAITQGIPVYASTEKAHQEMSAAGYPIAGKLPDLLDNADVVVDCTPSTIGAGNLDLYRTHGVKSVFQGGEKHSLTGHSFVAHANYSSTLGRDTTRVVSCNTTGTVRTLTALQDAGLLSKARGVLVRRATDPWESDHSGIMNTIVPEGRIPSHQGPDAQSVVPDLDVVTMAAKGAHTHNHLHFWTIELTRPADTEEVLEALKAMPRIAFVRRSDGIVAVNSTVELMRDLGRPRGDMYEVAIWEDILTVQGNELYWTYTVDNQAIVVPENIDAIRALAGTVEDGDESIQRTDRALGVRADFFSPLPNG, from the coding sequence ATGCCGAATAAAATCAAGGTTGCAGTAAACGGGTACGGTGTCATCGGTAAACGTGTAGCCGACGCGGTGAGAGCCCAGGAGGACATGGAACTCCTCGGGGTCAGCGACGTCACCACCGATTACCGGGTCACCACCGCCATCACGCAGGGCATCCCGGTCTATGCCTCCACCGAAAAAGCCCACCAAGAGATGAGCGCTGCCGGATATCCCATCGCCGGGAAACTACCGGACCTGCTCGACAACGCGGATGTCGTGGTGGACTGCACCCCGTCCACCATCGGGGCCGGCAACCTCGACCTCTATCGCACCCATGGAGTCAAGTCCGTGTTCCAGGGCGGGGAGAAGCACAGTCTCACCGGCCACTCCTTCGTTGCCCACGCCAACTACAGTTCCACGCTTGGACGCGACACCACCCGCGTGGTTTCCTGCAACACCACCGGAACTGTCCGCACTCTGACCGCACTCCAGGACGCTGGGTTGCTGTCCAAAGCGCGGGGAGTGCTTGTCCGCCGGGCCACCGATCCGTGGGAATCCGACCACTCGGGGATCATGAACACCATAGTTCCCGAAGGTCGTATTCCCAGCCATCAAGGCCCAGACGCCCAGTCGGTGGTCCCCGACCTGGATGTGGTGACCATGGCGGCCAAGGGAGCGCACACCCACAACCACCTGCATTTCTGGACCATCGAGCTGACCCGTCCGGCAGACACAGAAGAGGTTCTCGAGGCGTTGAAGGCGATGCCGCGGATCGCTTTCGTGCGACGCTCCGATGGCATCGTGGCGGTCAACAGCACCGTCGAATTGATGCGAGATCTAGGCCGGCCGCGGGGCGATATGTATGAGGTCGCCATCTGGGAGGACATCCTGACCGTGCAGGGCAATGAGTTGTACTGGACGTACACGGTCGACAACCAGGCCATCGTCGTCCCCGAGAACATCGACGCAATCCGTGCCCTGGCTGGCACCGTGGAAGACGGTGATGAATCCATCCAGCGCACCGACCGTGCCCTGGGGGTGCGCGCGGACTTTTTCTCACCTCTGCCCAACGGCTGA
- a CDS encoding beta-phosphoglucomutase family hydrolase codes for MLFDMDGVVTRTASVHAAAWKELFDSVLADSRSGVGADTPPFDADRDYRLYVDGRSREDGIRAFLTSRGIQLPTGSPEDGPDAWSVAGLGARKNDLFLTALARDGVEVYPGTVALLERLRGGGIPVGLVTASRNAQALLEAAGLEPAFDVIVDGLVAADQGLPGKPDPAMFLEAARRLGVSPERSVVIEDAVSGVKAGHAGGFGLVVGIDHAGYREQLDAAGADVVLGSVGQLDLGASRTDPWLLVYEGFDPAHEGHREALTALGNGYMATRGARPERRDDGIHYPGTYLSGVYNRTTGIIHGRELEEEHLVNIPNWLPVDVRIGDGPWWSTGEMEVSEDRSELDLRRGTLTRRATLTGPGNAQLIVVQRRLVSMDNPHLAALQTTVTAKGFSGTVGIRAGIDAQVTNTNVRDYIGSGQAHLTNAVVTDIDDHTVLCEVETNQSQIRIALAVRTEFPGQGVTASDVNNGGGRYLRNCDVQLVDGETATMTKTVAVVTSRDVAIASPGRAALTELSRNEGDFDILIQSHEAAWRRLWDRFGVTFDGDRQSQLSLNLHVFHLLQAISEHTAELDAGVPARGLHGEGYRGHIFWDELFVLPVIGLRLPQVSQALLEYRWQRLGAARAAARAQGLKGALFPWQSGSDGREETPQWLYNPRSARWMPDNSSRQRHVGLAIAYNAWQYFQATGDRDWLATRGAELIIEITRMFASLATYDDATGRYHLTGVMGPDEYHDGYPDHPGAGLTDNAYTNILLSWVCERAVDALRELAGHQEHDLTDRLQITPDEIQHWSQLGSALTVAFHADGVISQFDGYEDLLELDWPRYRAKYGNIGRLDLILEAENDTTNRYKLAKQADVLMLIYLLGPTGVINQLGRLGYSFSETDLKRTVEYYVSRSSEGSTLSRVVHSSVLSRFDEDQAWALFREALVADLDDTQGGTTREGIHLGAMAGTVDILTRSFAGLQTEANALTFDPRLPTHLEKVEFQIQYRGHLIDVALSIDSLLIRLHPSTAPPIYVGSAGAYVELAGGESTDLFEARRGLQNKSTPDLTR; via the coding sequence GTGCTGTTCGACATGGACGGGGTCGTTACCCGGACCGCCAGCGTGCATGCGGCGGCCTGGAAGGAGCTCTTCGACTCCGTCCTGGCCGACTCCAGATCCGGAGTGGGAGCGGATACGCCACCGTTCGACGCAGACCGGGACTACCGGCTTTACGTGGACGGACGCAGCCGCGAAGACGGCATCCGCGCCTTCCTGACCTCCCGCGGCATCCAGCTTCCCACAGGCAGCCCGGAGGACGGACCGGATGCCTGGTCTGTCGCCGGACTGGGGGCCCGAAAAAATGACCTGTTCCTCACCGCATTAGCCCGTGACGGTGTCGAAGTCTATCCCGGAACCGTGGCGCTGCTGGAACGCCTGCGCGGCGGCGGCATCCCCGTGGGCCTCGTCACAGCCAGCCGTAACGCGCAGGCTCTGTTGGAGGCCGCGGGCCTGGAGCCGGCATTTGATGTGATCGTTGATGGCCTGGTGGCCGCAGATCAAGGTTTGCCCGGCAAACCGGATCCGGCGATGTTCCTCGAGGCGGCACGTCGACTCGGCGTATCCCCGGAGCGTTCCGTGGTCATCGAGGATGCCGTGTCCGGGGTCAAGGCAGGACACGCCGGCGGTTTCGGACTGGTGGTAGGAATCGACCACGCCGGGTACCGGGAGCAACTGGACGCGGCGGGCGCCGACGTCGTCCTGGGTAGTGTCGGCCAGTTGGATCTGGGTGCATCGCGCACCGATCCCTGGCTGCTGGTCTACGAGGGATTCGACCCAGCCCACGAGGGGCATCGGGAGGCTCTGACCGCCCTGGGCAATGGTTACATGGCCACGCGCGGTGCGCGTCCGGAGCGCCGCGATGACGGGATCCACTATCCGGGGACCTACCTCTCGGGTGTCTACAACCGAACTACCGGCATCATCCACGGCCGCGAACTGGAAGAAGAGCACCTGGTCAACATCCCCAACTGGCTGCCGGTCGACGTCCGCATCGGCGACGGTCCCTGGTGGTCCACCGGAGAGATGGAGGTCTCCGAGGATCGCAGCGAACTTGACCTGCGCCGCGGTACGCTCACCCGCCGGGCCACCCTCACCGGCCCCGGGAACGCCCAGCTTATCGTGGTGCAGCGGCGGCTAGTCTCGATGGACAATCCCCACCTGGCGGCGCTTCAAACCACGGTGACGGCAAAAGGGTTCAGCGGTACGGTCGGCATCCGGGCCGGAATTGATGCGCAGGTCACCAACACCAACGTCCGTGACTACATCGGTAGCGGGCAGGCTCACCTGACGAACGCCGTCGTCACCGACATAGACGACCACACCGTCCTGTGTGAGGTGGAGACCAACCAGAGCCAGATTCGGATCGCCCTCGCGGTGCGCACAGAGTTCCCTGGCCAGGGAGTAACGGCCAGTGACGTTAACAATGGTGGCGGGAGATACCTACGGAACTGTGATGTTCAGCTGGTCGACGGAGAAACGGCCACGATGACCAAAACCGTGGCGGTAGTAACCTCCAGGGATGTAGCGATCGCCTCGCCGGGAAGAGCAGCACTCACCGAGCTCTCCCGAAATGAGGGCGACTTCGACATCCTGATCCAGAGCCATGAAGCAGCCTGGCGTCGCCTGTGGGATCGCTTCGGAGTCACCTTTGACGGAGACCGCCAGTCCCAGCTGAGCCTCAACCTGCACGTGTTCCACCTGCTGCAGGCAATATCAGAACACACCGCCGAGCTGGATGCCGGGGTGCCAGCCCGGGGCCTGCACGGGGAAGGATACCGCGGGCACATCTTTTGGGATGAACTTTTCGTCCTGCCCGTTATCGGGCTGCGGCTGCCGCAGGTAAGTCAAGCACTTCTGGAGTACCGGTGGCAACGGTTGGGCGCTGCCCGGGCCGCCGCCCGGGCGCAGGGTCTCAAGGGGGCACTGTTCCCGTGGCAGAGCGGCAGCGACGGGCGGGAGGAGACACCCCAGTGGCTCTACAATCCACGATCCGCCCGGTGGATGCCGGACAACTCCAGTCGACAGCGCCACGTCGGTCTCGCCATCGCCTACAACGCCTGGCAATACTTTCAGGCCACCGGTGACCGGGACTGGCTGGCCACCCGCGGAGCGGAACTGATCATCGAAATAACCAGGATGTTCGCCTCACTGGCCACCTACGACGACGCCACCGGAAGATATCACCTCACCGGGGTGATGGGGCCAGACGAATACCACGATGGCTATCCGGATCATCCCGGAGCGGGCCTGACCGATAATGCCTACACCAACATTCTTCTCTCCTGGGTCTGTGAGCGGGCGGTTGATGCTCTTCGGGAACTGGCCGGCCACCAAGAGCATGACCTCACCGACCGATTGCAGATCACCCCCGACGAGATCCAGCACTGGTCCCAGCTGGGCAGCGCACTGACCGTCGCCTTCCACGCCGACGGGGTCATCAGTCAGTTCGACGGGTATGAGGACCTGCTTGAATTGGACTGGCCGCGATACCGGGCGAAGTACGGCAATATCGGTCGGCTCGACCTGATCCTGGAAGCCGAAAACGACACCACCAATCGGTATAAACTGGCCAAACAGGCCGACGTACTGATGCTCATCTATCTGTTGGGACCAACCGGTGTCATCAACCAACTCGGCAGGCTCGGTTATTCTTTCTCCGAAACTGACCTGAAACGCACCGTAGAGTACTACGTGTCCCGCAGCTCAGAAGGATCCACACTCAGCCGGGTGGTCCATTCCTCGGTGCTCTCCCGCTTCGACGAAGACCAGGCCTGGGCCCTTTTCCGCGAAGCCCTTGTCGCGGACCTAGATGACACCCAGGGGGGAACCACCCGCGAAGGAATTCACCTGGGTGCGATGGCGGGCACGGTGGATATCCTAACCCGCTCTTTTGCCGGTCTGCAGACCGAAGCCAACGCCCTTACCTTCGATCCCCGACTGCCTACCCACCTGGAAAAAGTGGAATTCCAGATCCAGTACCGCGGGCACCTGATCGATGTTGCCCTGAGCATCGATAGTCTCCTGATCCGACTACACCCCAGTACTGCGCCACCCATCTACGTGGGGAGCGCGGGAGCGTATGTGGAACTCGCCGGCGGGGAGTCAACGGACCTATTCGAGGCACGACGCGGCCTGCAGAACAAATCTACCCCGGACCTAACCAGGTGA
- a CDS encoding fructose bisphosphate aldolase encodes MDVGKYDKVRAGTGFIAALDQSGGSTPKALKLYGINEDAYSSEEEMFDLVHKMRTRIITSPSFDGDRILGAILFEDTMDRDIGGMPTGDYLWKVKDIVPFLKIDKGLAEETHGAQVMKPLPDLDNLLERAVSKHMFGTKMRSFIKLPGQGVDAVVAQQFAIAQQILRFGLVPIVEPEVDIHSPRKTEVEDQLRVALRKELDQLKEDQAVILKLTLPETDDFYRGLVEHPRVIRVLALSGGYSRAEANARLARNPGIIASFSRALTEGLTVTQDDVEFDAVLDETIGTIAEASRT; translated from the coding sequence ATGGACGTAGGAAAATACGACAAGGTCAGGGCCGGTACCGGCTTCATCGCGGCGTTGGATCAAAGCGGGGGCAGTACCCCGAAAGCGCTGAAACTTTATGGGATCAACGAGGACGCCTACTCCAGTGAGGAGGAGATGTTTGATCTGGTGCATAAGATGCGCACGCGCATCATCACCAGCCCCAGTTTCGACGGTGACCGGATCCTCGGGGCGATTTTGTTCGAGGACACAATGGACCGCGACATCGGGGGAATGCCTACAGGGGATTATCTGTGGAAAGTCAAAGACATTGTGCCGTTCCTCAAGATTGACAAGGGCCTGGCGGAAGAAACCCACGGGGCTCAGGTCATGAAGCCCCTCCCTGATCTGGACAACCTGCTCGAGCGTGCGGTAAGCAAGCACATGTTCGGCACCAAAATGCGCTCGTTCATCAAGCTTCCCGGGCAGGGGGTGGACGCTGTCGTTGCGCAGCAGTTCGCGATCGCTCAGCAGATCCTCCGGTTCGGGCTGGTACCCATTGTCGAGCCTGAGGTCGACATCCACAGCCCCCGCAAGACCGAGGTAGAAGACCAGCTCCGGGTGGCCCTGCGCAAAGAGCTCGACCAGCTGAAGGAGGACCAGGCGGTCATCCTCAAACTGACGCTTCCCGAAACTGATGACTTCTACCGCGGGCTCGTGGAACATCCGCGGGTGATCCGGGTGCTGGCACTATCAGGCGGCTACTCCCGCGCGGAAGCTAACGCTCGCCTGGCACGCAACCCCGGAATAATCGCCAGTTTCTCCCGCGCCCTGACCGAAGGGCTCACCGTCACCCAGGACGACGTCGAATTCGACGCTGTCCTGGATGAAACAATCGGCACTATCGCGGAAGCCTCACGCACCTGA
- a CDS encoding DUF305 domain-containing protein produces the protein MKRTITIAALALTSTLVLSACADNTEGENTDTTTIATTSAPDTTETTGATTDPETETGADGEVSAEHNDADIMFAQMMIPHHQQAVEMSEILLAKDDIPAEVIEFAQGVIDAQGPEIDRMNTMLETWEEDPVTGDMGEMDHGGMSGMMSEEDMTALEDAQGTEAARLYLEQMTAHHEGAVDMARDEVTDGQNPQAIALAEQVIEDQEAEIAEMEQMLNEL, from the coding sequence ATGAAGCGCACCATCACCATCGCCGCTCTCGCCTTGACCTCCACCCTGGTTTTGTCCGCCTGCGCAGATAACACTGAGGGAGAAAACACCGATACCACGACCATCGCCACTACGTCCGCCCCCGACACCACCGAAACGACCGGGGCCACCACGGATCCTGAGACAGAGACGGGGGCGGACGGAGAGGTCTCCGCCGAGCACAATGACGCGGACATCATGTTCGCGCAGATGATGATCCCGCATCACCAACAGGCCGTGGAGATGAGTGAAATCCTCCTGGCCAAGGACGATATCCCGGCCGAGGTCATCGAGTTCGCCCAGGGTGTTATCGATGCCCAGGGCCCGGAGATCGACCGGATGAATACCATGCTCGAGACCTGGGAAGAAGATCCGGTCACCGGTGATATGGGTGAGATGGACCATGGCGGGATGAGTGGAATGATGAGCGAGGAGGACATGACAGCCCTCGAGGACGCCCAGGGCACCGAGGCTGCCCGCCTCTACCTTGAGCAGATGACCGCCCACCACGAGGGCGCGGTCGATATGGCCCGCGATGAGGTCACTGATGGCCAGAACCCGCAGGCCATCGCTCTGGCTGAGCAGGTCATTGAAGACCAGGAGGCCGAGATCGCCGAGATGGAGCAGATGCTCAACGAGCTCTGA